A stretch of DNA from Rhizobacter sp.:
GAGATCACCCAGGGCCTGGCCGCCGGCACGCAGGTGCTGCGCGGCACCGTGGGCCAGCTGCGCGACGGCTCGCCCGTCACCATCGCGTCGCCGGCGGCCGCAGCCGCCGCCCGCTGAGGGCCCGCCGCCATGTGGTTCACGCGCGTTTCCATCAGCAACCCGGTGATGGCCACGATGGTCATGCTGGCCTTCGTGGTGCTGGGCCTTTTCAGCGTGCAGCGGCTCGCGGTCGACCAGTTCCCCAACGTCGACTTCCCGACCGTGGTCGTCCAGATGGACTACCCCGGCGCCTCGCCCGAGATCGTCGAGGCCGAGATCAGCAAGAAGGTCGAAGAGGCGGTCAACACCATCGCCGGCATCAACGCCCTCTCGTCGCGCTCGTATGAAGGCTCGTCGGTCGTGATCGTCGAGTTCAACCTCGACGTCGATGGCCGCAAGGCGGCCGACGACGTGCGCGAGAAGATCGCGCTGATCCGCCCCAACCTGCGCGACGAGGTGAAGGAGCCTCGCATCTTCCGCTTCGACCCGCAGAGTGCGCCGATCTTCAACGTGGCGGTGCTGGCGCCCGACAACAAGAAGTCGCCGCAGGAGCTCACCACCTGGGCGACGCAGGTGCTGCAAAAGCGCCTGGAAAACGTGCGCGGCGTGGGCTCGGTCACGGTGGTGGGCGGCGTCAAGCGCCAAGTCAACCTCTACCTGCGCCCGGCCGCGCTCGAAGCGATGGGCGTGAGCGTCGACCAGGTGCTCGCCGCCGTGAAGAGCGAGAACCAGGAGCTGCCGATGGGCGCCCTGCAGTCGGCCGAGCAGGAGCGGGTGGTGCAGATCAATGCGCGCCTCAAGCGCCCGGAAGACTTCCGCGAGATCGTGGTGACCCGCCGCGGCGGCAACGCCATCAAGCTCTGGCAGGTGGCCGACGTGGTCGACGGCCCGCAGGAGATCGAGAGCCTCGCGCTCTACAACGGCCAGCGCACCGTGCTGCTGTCGGTGCAGAAGTCGCAGGGCGAGAACACCATCGCCGTGGTCGACGGGCTGCAGGCCGCCCTCAAGGACGTGGCCGCCCTCGTGCCACCGGGCGTGAAGGTCGAGGTCAACCGCGACAACTCGCGCTCGATCCGCGTCTCGGTGGCCAACGTCACACAGACCCTCATCGAGGGCGCAGCGCTCACCGTGCTCATCGTCTTCCTGTTCCTGAACTCGTGGCGCTCGACCGTCATCACCGGGCTCACGCTGCCGATCGCGCTCATCGGCACCTTCCTCTTCATGTATGCCTTCGGCTTCACGATCAACGGCATCACGATGATGGCGCTGAGCCTGTGCGTGGGCCTGTTGATCGACGATGCGATCGTGGTGCGCGAGAACATCGTGCGCCACGTGCAGCTCGGCAAGACACCGATGCAGGCCGCGCTCGACGGCACCAACGAGATCGGCCTCGCCGTGCTCGCCACCACGCTGTCGATCGTGGCGGTGTTCCTGCCCATCGGCTTCATGGGCGGCATCGTCGGCAAGTTCTTCCACCAGTTCGGCATCACCATCGTCGCGGCGGTGCTAATCTCGATGTTCGTGAGCTTCACGCTCGACCCCATGCTCTCGAGCGTGTGGCATGACCCGCAGGCGCATGAGCACGGCCGCCGCGGCCCGCCGGTCACGCTGTACGACAAGACCATCGGCCGCGTCACCGCCCTCTTCGACCGGCTCACCGAGTGGCTGTCCGACGCCTACCAGCACATCCTCGGCTGGTCGCTCAAGCACAAGCTCAAGACGCTGCTGCTGGCGCTGGCCACCTTCGTCGCGAGCTTCTTCGTGATCCCCATCCTCGGCGCCGAGTTCATCCCGAAGGCCGACTTCTCGGAGACGCAGCTCAACTTCTACACGCCGGTCGGCTCGTCGCTTGAGACCACCGAAGCCCGCGCCCGCCAGATCGATGCCGTGCTGCGCGAGATGCCCGAAGTGCGCCACACCGTGACCACCATCAACGGCGTGGGCGCGCCCGGCAAGATCTACGGCTCGGTGTACGTGCGCCTCGTGGACCGCAAGGACCGCACCCGCAGCGTCGACCAGCTCACCGCGCCGCTGCGCGAGCGCCTCGCGCGTATCCCCGGCGTCACCGTCACCAACATCGGCGTGACCGACCTGGGCGGCGGCAAGAGCCTGCAGTTCTCCATCCAGGGGCCCGACCTCGCGGAGCTGGAGCGGCTGTCGAACCTCATCATGCCCAAGCTGCGCGAGATCCCCGGCCTTGTCGACCTCGACAGCACGCTCAAGCCCAACAAGCCGACCGTGTCGATCGACGTGAAGCGCGATGCCGCGGCCGACCTCGGGCTCAACGTCAACGCGCTGGCCGGCACGCTGCGCACGCTCGTGGCCGGCACCACCGCCGGCAACTGGCGCGCACCCGACGGCGAGAACTACGACGTCAACGTGCGTGTCACGCCGGAAGCCCGTAGCGACGTGAACGACCTGCTGCGCGTGCCCATCAACGTGACGGCCGCGGCCGATGGCTCGCCGCGCATCGTGCGCCTGTCGCAGGTGGCCGACGTGAAGCCCTCGACCGGCCTCAACCAGATCAACCGCCGCGACCTTAACCGCGAGATCAACGTCGACGCCAACGCCTACGGCCGGAGCTCGGGCGAGGTGTCGGCCGACATCCGGCGCGTGCTCGACAGCGTGGCCTGGCCGCCCGGCTACCGCTACAGCTTCGGCGGCTCGACGAAGAACATGAACGAGTCCTTCCAGTACGCCATCGGTGCGCTGGCCTTGGCCATCGTGTTCATCTACATGATCCTCGCGAGCCAGTTCAAGAGCTTCCTGCAGCCGATCGCGCTGATGGCGTCGCTGCCGCTCACGCTGATCGGCGTGGTGCTCACGCTGCTCGTCTTCGGCTCCACGCTGAACATGTTCAGCATCATCGGCATCGTGATGTTGATGGGCCTGGTGACGAAGAACGCCATCCTGCTGGTCGACTTCGCGATCCGCGCTCGCCAGGGCGAGCACGGCGACGCGCCGATGGGCCGCGAAGCCGCACTGCTGCACGCGGCCGAGGTGCGGCTGCGGCCCATCCTCATGACCACGCTCGCCATGGTCTTCGGCATGGTGCCGCTGGCGTTTGCCCTGTCGGAAGGTTCCGAGCAGCGTGCGCCGATGGGCCAGGCCGTGATCGGCGGGGTGATCACCTCGTCGCTGCTGACGCTCGTCGTGGTGCCGGTCATCTACTGCTACCTCGACGACCTCTCCAACTGGCTCAAGCGCAAGTTCGCCGGCCAGCCCACCCCCGCTGCTGACATTGCGCCGCAGCCCGCGGGCGGGAAATAGAATTTTTGGCTCACCCCCTTTGCCTTACTTGCCTTACCGAGAACACGCCATGAACACCGAGCAAGCCCGCTTCAACATGATCGAACAGCAGATCCGCCCCTGGGATGTGCTGGACGCGAGCGTCCTGTCCCTGCTGGCCGTGGTCAAGCGCGAAGACTTCGTGCCTGCGGCCTACCGCAGCATGGCGTTCTTCGACACCGAGGTGCCGCTGCCGAACGGGCAGTGCATGTTGGCCCCCAAGATCGAAGCCCGCCTGCTGCAGGAGCTCGAGGTGCGCAAGCACGAGCGTGTGCTCGAGATCGGTGCCGGCTCCGGCCACATGGCCGCGCTGCTGGCGCACAAGGCGCGCCAGGTCGTCACGCTCGAGGTCGACCCGACGCTTGCCAAGCTCGCCTCCGAGAACCTCAAGCGCGCCTCGGTCACCAACGTGAGCGTGATGGAAGGCGACGGCAGCAAGCGCCTGCCCACCGCCGGCCCGTTCGACGTGATCCTGCTCTCGGGCTCGGTGGCGTCGATCCCGCAGGGCCTGTTGAACGAACTCAAGGTCGGCGGCCGTCTCGCCGCCATCGTCGGCCAGGAGCCGGTGATGAACGCGGTGCTCGTGACCCGCGTGGGCGAGAACGAGTTCAAGAGCGTGAACCTCTTCGACACCGTGGCCCAGCGCCTCAAGGGCTTCGACGAGCCGTCGCGCTTCCATTTCTGATTCTTCTTTCGAACGCAGTACAACCCAAGGACCTTTCCATGTCCCCTGCCTTCACGCCACGCCGGCTGGCCCTCGCGGCTGCTCTCGCCCTTGGCGCCCTGTCCACCGCCAATGCGCAATCGCTCCAGGAGCTGTATGACACCGCGCGCGGCTATGACGCGACATATCTCGCGGCCCGTGCACTGGCGGACTCGGCGCAGTACAAGGCGGACCAGGCGCACGCGCTGCGCCGGCCCAACGTCGGCGCAGCCGTGAGCTACGCGCGCACCACCAGCGAGACGCCAGTGAGCGACAGCAGCAACCGCGGCCCGAACGCCACGCTCAACGCGCGGCAGACGCTCTTCAACCGCGCCAACGACGCCACCATTTCCCAAGCCGACCTCGGCGTCGACAGTGCCAAAGCCGACCTCGCGCTGGCCGAGCAGGACCTGATCGTCCGCGTGGCCACCGCCTACTTCGACGTGCTGGCCGCGCAAGACGCGCTCACCACGGCACAGGCCAGCACCAAGGCCATCTCGGAGCAGCTGGCCTCGGCCAAGCGCAACTTCGAAGTCGGCACCGCCACCATCACCGACACGCGTGAAGCACAGGCCCGCTACGACCTCGCCACCGCGCAAGAGCTCGCGGCCGAGAACGACCTCCTGACCCGCCGCATCGCGCTCGACCAGCTCGTCGGCCGCAGCGGCGTGCAGCCCAAGCCGCTGGCCGTGCCGGTCGCGCTGCCCCCGGTGTCACCAGCCGACGTGAACGAGTGGGTCTCGAAAGCCGAGGCTTCGCCGCTCGTGCGCAAGTTCCAGATCGGCTATGAGTCGGCGCAACTCGAAACGAGCAAGGCCCGCGCCGGTCACCTGCCCACGCTCGACCTGAGCGGCAGCGCCGGGCGCGGCCGCACCAATGGCCAGTCGCAGCAGGGCATCGCGCCGACCGTCAACTACTCGGGCAGCACCAGCCAGTCGACCGTGGCGCTGACGCTCAACCTGCCTCTCTTCGCCGGCTTTGCGGTGCAGAACCGCGTGAAGGAAACGCTGCTGCTCGAAGAACAGGCACGCAACAACCTCGAAGCCAACCGCCGCGTGGCCACGCAGAACGCCCGCACCGCCTTCTTCGGCACGCAGTCGCTGCAAGCCCGTGTGAAGGCGCTCGAAGCGGCCGAAACCTCGAGCAAGGTCGCCCTCGACGCCACCCAGCTCGGCTACAAGGTCGGCGTGCGGGTGAACCTCGACGTGCTCAACGCGCAGACGCAGCTCTACAGCACCCAGCGCGACCTGGCGCGGGCCCGCTACGACGTGCTGCTGAACCAGTTGCGCCTGCGCCAGACGGCCGGCATCCTGGCCCCCGCCGACGTGTCGGCGGTCAACAGCCTGCTGGCGAAGTAGAGCCAACCCGTCATTCCCGCGAAAGCGGGAATGACTCAGGGGTGCACCAGCAGCGTCGAGATCAGTTCGGCCATGCGCCCGGCTGCACCCCGGTGCTGGCTCGCGAAGGCAACAGCGCGCTGCGCCACCTGCTCGCGCTCGGGGTGGCCGGCCAGGTCGACCGCACGCGCCACGCCCTCGCCCATGTCGGCCACCCGCAGCGACGCCCCCGCCGCCAGCGACAGCGTCGCCGCCTCGGCGAAATTGAAGGTGTGCGGGCCCATCACCACGGGGCAGCCACACGCGGCGGCCTCGATCAGGTTCTGCCCGCCGAGCGGGGCGAAGCTGCCGCCAAGCAGCGCCACGTCGCTCATGCCGTAGTACAGCGGCATCTCGCCCATGCTGTCGCCCAGCCACACGTCGGCCGACCATGCGGCGTCGGTGGGCTCCGCCGGCCAGGCGCTGCGCCGAGCCAGCGACAAGCCCTGCGCATTGACGAGCCCGGCCACTTCATCGAAACGCTGCGGGTGCCGCGGCACGATGAGCAGCAACGGGCGCTGCGCCGACGGCAGCGCCGCCCAGGCGGCCAGCAGCATCGCCTCTTCGCCTT
This window harbors:
- a CDS encoding efflux RND transporter permease subunit, which translates into the protein MWFTRVSISNPVMATMVMLAFVVLGLFSVQRLAVDQFPNVDFPTVVVQMDYPGASPEIVEAEISKKVEEAVNTIAGINALSSRSYEGSSVVIVEFNLDVDGRKAADDVREKIALIRPNLRDEVKEPRIFRFDPQSAPIFNVAVLAPDNKKSPQELTTWATQVLQKRLENVRGVGSVTVVGGVKRQVNLYLRPAALEAMGVSVDQVLAAVKSENQELPMGALQSAEQERVVQINARLKRPEDFREIVVTRRGGNAIKLWQVADVVDGPQEIESLALYNGQRTVLLSVQKSQGENTIAVVDGLQAALKDVAALVPPGVKVEVNRDNSRSIRVSVANVTQTLIEGAALTVLIVFLFLNSWRSTVITGLTLPIALIGTFLFMYAFGFTINGITMMALSLCVGLLIDDAIVVRENIVRHVQLGKTPMQAALDGTNEIGLAVLATTLSIVAVFLPIGFMGGIVGKFFHQFGITIVAAVLISMFVSFTLDPMLSSVWHDPQAHEHGRRGPPVTLYDKTIGRVTALFDRLTEWLSDAYQHILGWSLKHKLKTLLLALATFVASFFVIPILGAEFIPKADFSETQLNFYTPVGSSLETTEARARQIDAVLREMPEVRHTVTTINGVGAPGKIYGSVYVRLVDRKDRTRSVDQLTAPLRERLARIPGVTVTNIGVTDLGGGKSLQFSIQGPDLAELERLSNLIMPKLREIPGLVDLDSTLKPNKPTVSIDVKRDAAADLGLNVNALAGTLRTLVAGTTAGNWRAPDGENYDVNVRVTPEARSDVNDLLRVPINVTAAADGSPRIVRLSQVADVKPSTGLNQINRRDLNREINVDANAYGRSSGEVSADIRRVLDSVAWPPGYRYSFGGSTKNMNESFQYAIGALALAIVFIYMILASQFKSFLQPIALMASLPLTLIGVVLTLLVFGSTLNMFSIIGIVMLMGLVTKNAILLVDFAIRARQGEHGDAPMGREAALLHAAEVRLRPILMTTLAMVFGMVPLAFALSEGSEQRAPMGQAVIGGVITSSLLTLVVVPVIYCYLDDLSNWLKRKFAGQPTPAADIAPQPAGGK
- a CDS encoding TolC family outer membrane protein, whose translation is MSPAFTPRRLALAAALALGALSTANAQSLQELYDTARGYDATYLAARALADSAQYKADQAHALRRPNVGAAVSYARTTSETPVSDSSNRGPNATLNARQTLFNRANDATISQADLGVDSAKADLALAEQDLIVRVATAYFDVLAAQDALTTAQASTKAISEQLASAKRNFEVGTATITDTREAQARYDLATAQELAAENDLLTRRIALDQLVGRSGVQPKPLAVPVALPPVSPADVNEWVSKAEASPLVRKFQIGYESAQLETSKARAGHLPTLDLSGSAGRGRTNGQSQQGIAPTVNYSGSTSQSTVALTLNLPLFAGFAVQNRVKETLLLEEQARNNLEANRRVATQNARTAFFGTQSLQARVKALEAAETSSKVALDATQLGYKVGVRVNLDVLNAQTQLYSTQRDLARARYDVLLNQLRLRQTAGILAPADVSAVNSLLAK
- a CDS encoding protein-L-isoaspartate O-methyltransferase gives rise to the protein MNTEQARFNMIEQQIRPWDVLDASVLSLLAVVKREDFVPAAYRSMAFFDTEVPLPNGQCMLAPKIEARLLQELEVRKHERVLEIGAGSGHMAALLAHKARQVVTLEVDPTLAKLASENLKRASVTNVSVMEGDGSKRLPTAGPFDVILLSGSVASIPQGLLNELKVGGRLAAIVGQEPVMNAVLVTRVGENEFKSVNLFDTVAQRLKGFDEPSRFHF